One Vulpes lagopus strain Blue_001 chromosome 17, ASM1834538v1, whole genome shotgun sequence DNA segment encodes these proteins:
- the LOC121477402 gene encoding basic salivary proline-rich protein 2-like, which produces MERCPLAFPNRRILLPKGFLFLTSPAQVELPRSQAGGKVWEQLKAGGAGPQAQELRDVPQPRLPSPPRPARGAFRGQPRGRADFGRCEQPPSLEGRVPSCQRVSGRSSHGPAGDGDRTACEDQETGGKVSEVGRCQVWSAGTGPGLLAGGRRASVSLGFGAWGVGWDLRVSARDKAGGGGNPQKGGSFGERRGAPLRLRARARGRESRARGEGTLSPRVRPRPRPRPRAAPARSAAPPQGAGDPPRPRPRRAQPPGRALAATRRAEGLGPDPAGRRAPPGPPMRSTWAHRAPPRGTSWPTPGRGGGRRPITPASLLHGRIWGSSALWGRLAPGTSSRPPPREGPCPQGERGDRGRPSLAAPRAGGGTALLAEGEGRRAPSRRSQSGNRREFLGSPG; this is translated from the exons ATGGAGCGCTGCCCTCTAGCGTTCCCCAACAGGCGAATTCTCCTTCccaaaggtttcctttttctcacttCTCCGGCCCAGGTGGAGCTTCCACG ATCTCAGGCAGGGGGGAAGGTGTGGGAGCAGCTGAAGGCCGGTGGGGCAggaccccaggcccaggagcTTCGGGACGTGCCGCAGCCCAGGCTCCCTTCTCCGCCCCGCCCAGCACGGGGAGCCTTTCGCGGCCAACCCCGGGGCCGAGCCGACTTCGGCCGCTGCGAACAGCCCCCTTCCCTGGAAGGCCGCGTCCCCTCTTGCCAGCGTGTCTCTGGTCGCAGCTCGCACGGCCCTGCTGGCGACGGGGACAGGACAGCCTGCGAGGACCAGGAGACGGGGGGGAAGGTCTCCGAGGTCGGGCGGTGCCAGGTGTGGTCCGCGGGAACCGGCCCCGGGCTGCTGGCGGGAGGTCGCCGGGCCTCGGTCTCCCTAGGCTTtggggcgtggggggtggggtgggatttGAGGGTCTCGGCGCGGGACaaggctggagggggagggaacCCCCAGAAGGGTGGCTCCTTTGGGGAGCGCCGAGGAGCTCCTCTGCGGCTCAGAGCGAGGGCCCGAGGTCGCGAGTCCCGGGCGCGTGGGGAGGGGACGCTGTCCCCGCGcgtccgcccccgcccccgcccccgcccccgcgcggctCCAGCGCGGTCTGCGGCGCCTCCCCAAGGAGCGGGCGATCCCCCGCGAccccgcccgcgccgcgcgcAGCCACCCGGGCGCGCCCTCGCTGCCACCCGCCGGGCGGAGGGGCTCGGCCCGGACCCCGCGGGCCGCAGGGCGCCCCCTGGCCCTCCGATGAGGAGCACCTGGGCCCATCGGGCACCCCCACGCGGGACAAGCTGGCCTACCCCAGGACGTGGCGGGGGGCGGCGCCCCATCACACCCGCCTCGCTCCTCCATGGGCGCATTTGGGGCAGTTCTGCACTATGGGGACGCCTGGCGCCCGGCACCTCttcgcgccccccgccccgggaaggcccctgccctcagggggAGCGGGGGGACCGTGGGCGCCCCAGCCTCGCCGCGCCGAGAGCGGGAGGGGGCACAGCCCTACTCgccgagggggaggggaggagggcgcccTCCCGGCGCTCCCAGAGCGGGAACCGGAGGGAGTTCCTGGGGTCCCCCGGGTAG